The Lepus europaeus isolate LE1 chromosome 6, mLepTim1.pri, whole genome shotgun sequence genome includes a window with the following:
- the NANOG gene encoding homeobox protein NANOG isoform X2, with product MSVDPACPASLPASEGLDDQDSSMMPVVPEPEGKHPTLQLPSAQVPLTDTASPLPSSMDLPIQESPDSSTSPRVVKTPDSVEKSTKKEEKVKKQKIRTVFSQTQLCVLNDRFQRQKYLSLQQMQELSNLLNLSYKQVKTWFQNQRMKCKRWQRNNWPNICNSVTQGCLVNTPGNLPMWNNQTWNNPAWSNSSWNNSAWNNSTWNSQSWSSHSWDSQSWYSQAWNNQAWNSPFLNCGDEVLQSCMQLQQNCPVSDLESILETVGESQNTAQQNTKHFNASQALDLLLNYSVNMQPEDV from the exons ATGAGTGTGGATCCAGCTTGTCCAGCAAGTCTACCAGCCTCAGAAGGACTTGATGATCAGGACTCTTCAATGATGCCCGTGGTGCCCGAACCTGAAGGGAAACATCCAACCTTGCAACTGCCATCTGCCCAGGTGCCTCTTACGGACACCG cctctcctcttccttcctccatgGACTTGCCCATTCAGGAGAGCCCCGATTCTTCCACCAGTCCCAGAGTAGTGAAAACTCCCGACTCTGTAGAGAAGAGcacaaagaaggaagagaaggtgaAGAAACAGAAGATCAGGACCGTATtctcccagacccagctgtgtGTGCTCAATGACAGATTTCAGAGACAGAAATACCTGAGTCTTCAGCAGATGCAAGAACTCTCCAACCTCCTGAACCTTAGCTACAAACAG GTTAAAACCTGGTTCCAGAACCAAAGAATGAAATGTAAGAGGTGGCAGAGAAACAATTGGCCAAATATTTGCAACAGTGTGACTCAG GGGTGCCTGGTGAACACACCTGGAAACCTTCCCATGTGGAACAACCAGACTTGGAACAACCCAGCTTGGAGCAACTCGTCTTGGAACAACTCAGCTTGGAACAACTCAACCTGGAACAGCCAGTCCTGGAGCAGCCATTCCTGGGACAGTCAGTCCTGGTACTCCCAAGCCTGGAACAATCAGGCCTGGAACAGTCCCTTCCTTAACTGCGGAGACGAAGTGCTACAGTCCTGTATGCAGCTCCAGCAGAATTGTCCTGTCAGTGACTTGGAGAGCATCTTGGAAACTGTTGGGGAAAGCCAGAACACAGCACAGCAAAACACCAAGCATTTCAATGCCTCACAAGCCCTAGATTTGCTCCTAAATTATTCTGTGAACATGCAGCCTGAAGATGTGTGA
- the NANOG gene encoding homeobox protein NANOG isoform X1 has translation MSVDPACPASLPASEGLDDQDSSMMPVVPEPEGKHPTLQLPSAQVPLTDTASPLPSSMDLPIQESPDSSTSPRVVKTPDSVEKSTKKEEKVKKQKIRTVFSQTQLCVLNDRFQRQKYLSLQQMQELSNLLNLSYKQVKTWFQNQRMKCKRWQRNNWPNICNSVTQGSAPAEYPGFYPAYHQGCLVNTPGNLPMWNNQTWNNPAWSNSSWNNSAWNNSTWNSQSWSSHSWDSQSWYSQAWNNQAWNSPFLNCGDEVLQSCMQLQQNCPVSDLESILETVGESQNTAQQNTKHFNASQALDLLLNYSVNMQPEDV, from the exons ATGAGTGTGGATCCAGCTTGTCCAGCAAGTCTACCAGCCTCAGAAGGACTTGATGATCAGGACTCTTCAATGATGCCCGTGGTGCCCGAACCTGAAGGGAAACATCCAACCTTGCAACTGCCATCTGCCCAGGTGCCTCTTACGGACACCG cctctcctcttccttcctccatgGACTTGCCCATTCAGGAGAGCCCCGATTCTTCCACCAGTCCCAGAGTAGTGAAAACTCCCGACTCTGTAGAGAAGAGcacaaagaaggaagagaaggtgaAGAAACAGAAGATCAGGACCGTATtctcccagacccagctgtgtGTGCTCAATGACAGATTTCAGAGACAGAAATACCTGAGTCTTCAGCAGATGCAAGAACTCTCCAACCTCCTGAACCTTAGCTACAAACAG GTTAAAACCTGGTTCCAGAACCAAAGAATGAAATGTAAGAGGTGGCAGAGAAACAATTGGCCAAATATTTGCAACAGTGTGACTCAG GGCTCAGCCCCTGCAGAATACCCAGGCTTCTACCCTGCTTACCACCAGGGGTGCCTGGTGAACACACCTGGAAACCTTCCCATGTGGAACAACCAGACTTGGAACAACCCAGCTTGGAGCAACTCGTCTTGGAACAACTCAGCTTGGAACAACTCAACCTGGAACAGCCAGTCCTGGAGCAGCCATTCCTGGGACAGTCAGTCCTGGTACTCCCAAGCCTGGAACAATCAGGCCTGGAACAGTCCCTTCCTTAACTGCGGAGACGAAGTGCTACAGTCCTGTATGCAGCTCCAGCAGAATTGTCCTGTCAGTGACTTGGAGAGCATCTTGGAAACTGTTGGGGAAAGCCAGAACACAGCACAGCAAAACACCAAGCATTTCAATGCCTCACAAGCCCTAGATTTGCTCCTAAATTATTCTGTGAACATGCAGCCTGAAGATGTGTGA